The proteins below are encoded in one region of Vicingus serpentipes:
- a CDS encoding T9SS type B sorting domain-containing protein, which yields STGSGTITWYDTDGITVIGTGSPFDATSYVSATGTYTLYVNEENGSNCDGTLTPVVVVVGGVTASIGANPSTGFVPLDVVFTNGSTTGAGITYTWDFGDGTGDNAFEPSHTYTDINSFIATLTVTDAANCSASATVTIEVIGESSILIPNVFTPNNDGSNDVFTVSGTNLEEVKGEIFNRWGQKMFEWDNVKGYWDGRTLSGSEAPDGTYFYIINAKGLDGEEYFKKGGFSLIR from the coding sequence TTCAACAGGAAGTGGAACGATAACATGGTATGATACAGATGGAATAACAGTGATAGGAACAGGAAGTCCATTTGATGCTACTTCGTATGTTTCAGCAACAGGAACTTATACGCTCTATGTAAATGAAGAGAATGGAAGTAATTGTGATGGAACATTAACTCCAGTGGTTGTTGTAGTAGGAGGAGTTACAGCATCAATAGGAGCTAATCCAAGCACAGGATTTGTACCATTAGATGTAGTGTTTACAAATGGAAGTACTACAGGAGCTGGAATAACTTATACATGGGATTTTGGAGATGGAACAGGAGATAATGCTTTTGAACCATCACATACTTACACGGATATTAATAGCTTTATAGCTACATTAACAGTAACAGATGCTGCAAATTGTTCGGCATCAGCAACAGTAACAATAGAAGTAATAGGAGAGTCATCTATATTAATACCAAATGTATTTACTCCAAACAATGATGGAAGTAACGATGTGTTTACAGTCTCAGGTACAAACCTTGAAGAAGTAAAAGGAGAGATATTTAATAGGTGGGGACAAAAGATGTTTGAGTGGGATAATGTGAAAGGTTACTGGGATGGAAGAACATTAAGTGGTTCAGAAGCACCAGATGGAACATACTTTTACATCATAAATGCAAAAGGCTTAGATGGAGAAGAATATTTCAAAAAAGGTGGCTTTAGTTTAATAAGATAA